The following is a genomic window from Brachyhypopomus gauderio isolate BG-103 unplaced genomic scaffold, BGAUD_0.2 sc76, whole genome shotgun sequence.
CAGTGTGAGTGGGGATTATAGTCAgtaatctgagtgtgtgtggagattcCTGTCAGTTATCCCAGTGTGAGTGGGGATTATAGTCAgtaatctgagtgtgtgtggagattcCTGTCAGTTATCCCAGTGTGGGGATTTCAGTGGGGATTTCAGTAAGATTCCTTACTAAGAACAATAAATGAAGTTATGTATGAATGACATCTGCTTGGGGTTTATTGAACAGGTGTTGAACTGGTTGATGCTATTATTGACTTTGGTTTGTATGTATGAGTGGCTTCTGTTCGTTGGGTGATGTTGGCACCAGCTGGATGATATCGGTCGATATAAACTTACTGACTTTCTCAGCTTTTCAAATGTCAGTGACATGTCTCAGGTCCAGGTATTTGCAAGGTCAGGGAACGCCGGCTTCTCCATGGTGTTGGAGAGGCTTCTCCACCACAGTGCTCAGATGATGGCAGATTCCTACCTGTGCAGTGCAAGTTCATCAACACTACCAACATGATGGTCTTTGACCTCCTTCATGCCTTCAACAGGTGAGGACCCCTCTATGTGAGGACCCCTCTATGTTAACATCAGCACTCAGTGTAAGAGCACCTACATATCAGCTGGACTTAATTACATGATAGCTCCACTTTTCATGAAGCATTTAGAGGTGTGTTGCTCCCTTTCTTCTAAAAAGGAGATGCTGGATGTCTGAAGACACAATGAGACTTCAGATACGTCTCCACTAGGAAGCAGTAGAGATTCATATTAAAGTTCTTCCACAGAGCCTGAAGGTTCTGTGCTTTAACATTATACACCAGTTTCTGCTCTTTCCACTCTGAAAGCTGAATCTTCAGTGAAGGTGACACGTTTAGGGTGCTGGGTGTAGTGTTGCTTATGCTTTAGATTTATGGGCTACTGTTGTGATGACCTTTTCCTGCCTTTGAATCAAACCTTGATGGTAATCTAGAGAATTGTTTGCAGACGTATTGGAATTTTCTCTGTGctttttttcattatttcacacattttttcttcttttattttagtcttttttccacacattaTCAGTCtatcaaaataaaaaatacaattacTGTAAAGGTTTGGTGGAGCTGAGGTTGCAAGCATGGAGTGCAGTTGAGATCACACAGGCCATGGGCTCATAATCAGAGAATGTAGCCAGAAGGTCAGTGGGGTTTAAGTTAAAGTTAGATGTGCGGTGAGGGCCGAGTTAACATCTGGATATTTCAGTTTTGCTGTGCAGCTCACAACATCCTTAATCCTGGGCAAATGGCTGGAGATTTAAGACCAGCCTTTCTGCTCTCTCTGATCTCTTCGCTAGTCTACCTTGTCCATGTCTTTTGTGTTTTTAATCTTCACGTTTGATTGTTTTGAGATCCAATGTGCTTGTATGCCTCAGATTTCCAGAGGCGTTCCAGACGTTCAGTGGTTTCAGAGAGGTTTTCCCCGAACTGTCCAGCTATTGTTACTGCGCAGACTCCCGAGGCAGAGAGCTACACAGCACTGGTGAGGACAGAATAGACTCACGACTGGTGTGACACCGACACAAGAATGCTGGACACTGCACATGTCACTACAGTCaaatacagtatgttgctcctcACGTTTGCCATTAGAAGCAGATCTAGATTACTGCACTGTCCAGacatctccccctctctgaccACGCTTACACATTTAGACTGTGAGGAACAAGTGTTGGTCCACAGTCTGAAGTGTTGGTCCACAGTCTGAAGTGTTGGTCCACAGTCTGAAGTGTTGGTCCACAGTCTGAAGTGTTGGTCCACAGTCTGAAGTGTTGGTCCACAGTCTGAAGGTTCTCTGTGCAGGACTGGAGCTGCTGCTGGATGAAGTGTATGATACAGCGTTCTCCAGCCTGGGTGCTGCTCACTCCTTCTCCCAGTCCAACATGTACCGCGTTCTACAGAGGCGCTACCTCGCTGTCCAGCTGGCCCTGAGTGGGCGATTTAGATGTGCGTTTGTCGTCTCCACCTGTTAATCACTCACTCAATGCATCAAAAAATCACGATCAGAAAGATGGGGGTTCATAACAGGGATTTTGTAATGTGTAGTGTTTGAAGATTATGGAGGAACACACTTAATTTACCAGCATCACAGTCGTTCTTGCATCAAAAGGATTTTCACAGACACAGATGCTTACAGATGTTTGTGATGTAACAGGTCCAAGTCCTTGTGAGTcggagcgatctgctgcctccCAGGCAGGTAACGTGTTTGTGCCCGCGTGTGATGCCCGGGGGGAGTACATGCCAACCCAGTGCCAGGCTGACGGGCAGTGTTGGTGCGTGGACTCATCTGGCAGAGAGACCTTTGGGAGTCGTCGGTATGGAGCGCCAGACTGCCGTGAGTTGGACATAAAACAGTGTCCCCTGGCTTTGAGCTTGAGCTACGTAAGGGCTCGTTTGAATTGTAGGCAGCCAAATATGGGATTTGCCATCGACCGTTCATTCTCCACTCACTGTCTGGCGGTGTTTATTGGAAGACGTCCCTAACGTCAAACGTTGACATTGTAGTAGTGGTGGATGATATAAATTAATTGCTCAACACTGCAGTGGAGCAGTTTATCATGGTAGCAAACAAACGTCAACCAGCAATAACACGTTTGCTTTGttaacaaaaccaaacaaaaatacaactgATGCAAAATACCATTAATCATCCAAACAATGCTCAGATTattaaataattatataatCCCATGTATAGTGATGTCATTAAAGAGTCATGTAATATTTTGGCCAGCTAAAGTGTTGGTCTTCCAACACATTTGTCATGGAGTGCTACACGTCTAAACTAAGATGTTTGGATGCTTGTTTGTTTAGGAGCTGGAGTAGGAGATTGCCAGTCGAAGAGGAGGCAAGCTCTCTCGAAGCTTTTTTATGGTCCAGCTGGACACTTCAGCCAGAACGATGTCTTCTCAACATCTCAGGCCAGCACACAGAAGGACGTCTTTCCTCTTGCTTTATGCAGCCCAGAATTCCAAGAGCTCTTGGCCAAGTCTGGCCTCACCAGATCGTTGTCAGACGTGGACCATCCAGACGTTGGTGGAGTTGTGGCAGAACTTATTCAGGGACTGTTCCCAACTGGAGCTCTTGCTCTCAAAGCCCTCTCCCTCACCGTGAACCCAAAGAGACTCCAGGAGAACCTCTTTGGAGGCAAGTTCTTGAAGAATGCAGGCAATTTTAACTTCTCTGGTACTGTTGGTACTAGAGGCACATTAAATTTCAGTCAAATGTTCAGCCAGGTTGGCAGATCCCAGGTCAGCGTGGACTTTAAAGAGCTGGCCAAGATCTTTTCAAATGATTCTGTTGGACTGAATCTGGACCAGGAGATCTCAGATGTGTATGGCCGCACTGTGAACCTTAAACGCAACAGAGACTTAATCAAGGATATTGGcgcaatcttggaaaataaacaaTTCTTTACCTTGCTAAGGGTTGCTATCACCTTGCTGAAGACAGCAGATCACACCCAGCTGGGAGTGCTTCTCCAGACAGTGCTGCAGACGTTGCAGGCTTGCGATTCAGCTGTTTCCCCGCTCTACGTGCCCCAGTGCACTGAAGACGGACGATACCAAGATGTCCAGTGCCAAGGTCTTGAATGCTGGTGTGTTGACTCCGAAGGGCTGGAGGTTATGGGTTCTCGCTCCTCTGGGTCTAGACCAAGATGCCCGTCTCAGTGTGAGAAGGAGCGCATGATGGCCATAGCAGTCAAAGCGAGCAGGTCAGCAGGCTCGGAGGTCTTCATCCCGAAATGTGAGGACGATGGAGAATACGTGCCATTGCAGTGCCTTGGGAAGACCTGCTTCTGTGTAAGCCACTCTGGAGCCAGATACAACACACTGCTCTCTGGAGGTTCTCTACAGTGTGAGTACTCACTCTGAATGACAGCCATCAACATTCACTTGGAAGGCTGGTGTAACCATAGAGCATCTTGAACATCTAGACAGTATATTCAAAGTAACTTACAGAATGGCGTCTTGAACTGGCCTCTCCTAGACGTAGTGTTCACAGAAGGATGGTATTACCGTATtctgagacagacaggcagctaTTTTCTCTTCACAGGGCTTTGATGTAAAAGGATATAATTATTACTTATGGAGATTAAACACTACTCTTACTTTTCCTAAGTGGGGAAACTGAAGGTATTAGCTAGGTACAACATCTGCTTAAATATATAACTGTTCTAAGTTATATGGATGTCAggtttacattatatatataatgtactaAACTAAAGCTATTGGCATTAATAATAGCTTATTATGTGGTTGATTCCTTTCCAGGCCCAACTGACTGCCAGATTACTGCATCCCAGTATTTCCTGAACACGGTTCACTCTGTTCTGGCGTCTCCGTCTCCCCTGTCGCAGCTCTCTGACGTCTTCGTCCCCCGCTGCACGCAGGACGGTGGCTGGCACCACGTCCAGTGTGACGGTCCTCCTGAAACAGCCTTTGAGTTTTATGACGCATGGAGTCAGAGCAACGCTGAGGAGAAACAGTTGTCTGTTTTGGAACTCCTTGGAATTCTGCGAGAATATGCAAAAGATCCCAGAGCCATGGCGTCTTTCCGTGGCTTCCTGTCTGCCGTATTCCAGGCCAGACACCAGAAAGTATTCCCTGCTCTGGCTAAGTTTGAAACATTTTCAGAAGTTTCATCTGAAATCCTAGATGGGAATACTGAAGTCATATCCGGGCCATCTGTTTTCCTGAACCCCCTCTCCCTGTGGAGTCTGTTGAGAGGGGACTGCACGCAGTACCCAGGTCCGCTCTCAGACTTCAGCGCTCCTTTGGGTCACTTTAACCGGCGCCGGTGCTGGTGTGTCGACCAGAAAGGGAATATGGTGTCTGACTCCAAAGCAGCAGTCAACCAGGTCCCAAAATGTGAGCGAAACCGGTTTGTTTTCTGTCCTGTTGTATTTGTGTCTTTTTCCCTGCGGTGAACCACCAGCGCTCACATTATCATTGTCATGAGCGCCGCATGTCACAACCAGCCACTTCCTGAAGCCAGTCACATTTTCCcgttgttgtgtctgttccttAGGTCAGGGGCCATGTTCTCTGGTGCGTGGTCAGGTCGATACGTTCCTGGCGGAGGCAGAGACGCTGATCTCGCTCTCCAACGGCTCCCACGTGCCTGCGGGTTATAGCTTCCTCCTGGCCGGGAGCGCCGGGCTCCGGCCTGCCGAGCTGCAGCGGGACAGCGGTCCCGAACTCCCTCTGGCTCAGCTGCTGCAGGGCGGCGGGACCTCCAGCCTGCGCCTGGCTGCACACTCTAGTACGCCCTCCGCAggctcacacctccaccttcctccatcaccttccTACATCACCCAGCACACCACCATATCTGTGTGGCCGCATTACGAATTATAGTTAGTAATGTAGTTTTACCGGGTATCGCCAAGATATCAAGACATCGTGTGTCAACACTGTTGTGATTGTCGTTAGTTGATGTCATGACTTTTCTTGAACTAGCTGTTTGTTAGCCTGGTACCAACAGGACATGTGATGGTGATCGCTATCAAGAGTGAAATAATGACATTAAGTAAGGCAACTGAATGCCGTATTCTTTCCTCCAGCCCTTCAGTTCTATTGGCAGAGCCGCCTAATGGCGCGTGAAGCAGACAGAGCCAGTCTGGTGTTGGGCTACCAGCCCTACCGCCCACAGTGTGACGCACACGGCCAGTGGTTGGCCAGTCAGTGTCATCCCAGCACAGGTGAGTGGACGCCTGCCGTCTCTAGCAGCTCTGCTAACACACTTATCTGCGCTCACCATTCTGCTGTCATTTATGAAGTATGAGTCCTTTTTGGGTTCTGGCTTTCATGTTCCTAACTGGAGGCCACTGTGGAAAATACTGGATTATAACCCAGGAAGCAATGACATTTCTCCACCTCTGCCAAACGAAAGGCTGAATCCAGCAAGATGGTGCTTGAAGTGCACGTTATACGTCCCTAGAAACCTCGTGTCAGACGAGGACATGAGTGTTTACTCTGAGACCTTGTGTCTCTCCCCTGCAGGacactgctggtgtgtggacGAAGACGGAGGATACGTGGCTCGGTCCCTCTCTGCTCGAACGGCTCAGCCCACACTGTGTAAACACATCTCAGTCTGATCTATCCATTTCTACTGCTGTGTTTTCGAGCTGCTGAGTTACAATAGTTTATAGACCAAGTCACTATTCCTCTGTTTCCTGTAAGACCCACTTCCAGGTTGCAGTGTGTTGTCGAATGGTTTAAACATGTGTTGTGACCGACACAAGTGTCACAAGAGTCTGACAtggacttgtgtgtgttttggggaccAGTGTCACTAGAGTCTGACAtggacttgtgtgtgttttggggaccAGTGTCTCTGGAGTCTGACAtggacttgtgtgtgttttggggaccAGTGTCACTAGAGTCTGACAtggacttgtgtgtgttttggggaccAGTGTCACTAGAGTCTGACAtggacttgtgtgtgttttggggaccAGTGTCACTAGAGTCTGACAtggacttgtgtgtgttttggggaccAGTGTTACTAGAGTCTGACAtggacttgtgtgtgttttggggaccAGTGTCACTAGAGTCTGACAtggacttgtgtgtgttttggggaccAGTGTCACTAGAGTCTGACAtggacttgtgtgtgttttggggaccAGTGTCTCTGGAGTCTCACGtggacttgtgtgtgttttggggaccAGTGTCACTAGAGTCTGACAtggacttgtgtgtgttttggggaccAGTGTCTCTGGAGTCTGACAtggacttgtgtgtgttttggggaccAGTGTCACTAGAGTCTGACAtggacttgtgtgtgttttggggaccAGTGTCACTAGAGTCTGACAtggacttgtgtgtgttttggggaccAGTGTCACTGGAGTCTCACGtggacttgtgtgtgttttggggaccAGTGTCACTAGAGTCTGACAtggacttgtgtgtgttttggggaccAGTGTCTCTGGAGTCTCACGtggacttgtgtgtgttttggggaccAGTGTCACTAGAGTCTGACAtggacttgtgtgtgttttggggaccAGTGTCTCTGGAGTCTGACAtggacttgtgtgtgttttggggaccAGTGTCACTAGAGTCTGACAtggacttgtgtgtgttttggggaccAGTGTCTCTGGAGTCTCACGTGCTCCATGCAGACGTGCTAGTGACCCTCTTGTTGTTCTTGATGcagtaaaacattttttttattccttTGTAATTATGTTCAAATGACTTTTGTTTGAATTGGCTATGCGCTCATGTTTGTACATGTAATGCTGTGTTATAAACCTGTAATGACAACGGATTATTAATCATAATTTGTTGCTGTTTCTCAGGCCAAACCCCATGCCAGAGATCACAAACCCAATCCATTATTTCTGGCTGGAACAAGTCACTCTCCAACATGCAATTCTCCTATAGCCCATCTTGTGATGAGGCAAGTTTGATTTTTACCTGGATGGATGTTTTCTATTATAAACCTATACTTCAAATGTCAACATTGTATGTGCCTACgtatttacgtgtgtgtgtgtgtgtgtgtgcaggaaggCGAGTTTTCTGTCCTGCAGAGgcatggaggagtgtgtgttagtCCTGTTACAGGACAGATCATTCAGTTGGCCAAACTTAACCTCACAGGACACCTCGAATGTAAACGGTTCAGTTCTTCATCCACTCAGTAGTAGAACAAATGTGATTGTACAGAAACATGTATGAGTACGGTGTGTTTTCAAGTGTGAAAAGTTCCTCTTAAATATTCCTGTTAAATGAAATTtaatagtttttgtcttttaaaaCACCCATTGAAAATTATTCTAACAAAATCCATGTTGACAGAGGACAGAAATTTGAGGATTTCTTTCGCAAGCTTAAGTGCAGTGAGGCTGTGTGTTATGCTGCTCACTGCTGTGTCAGAGGGTTGTGTCAGTgctgtgtcagtgctgtgttgtggtcTGTAGGCCCTGGCTGGTGTGCTCTtcagaagaagcaggcagctgagCGTGAAGCCGGCGTGGGCTTTGATCCCCAGTGTGTGGAGTCTGGACAGCGGTTCTCTCCTCTGCAGTGTGATGAGCTTCACTGTTGGTGTGTTTCTGAGAATGGCCAGGAGCTTGTGTCCACACGCCTCCCCCGGGGCTCAGGGTCAACACCGTCCTGTGACAGTAGGCCAATCACAACACTCACCTTCTGACTCTCTCGCTCCTCATTAAGAACGGGTTGTGTATGGAAATCTCTGTGTTATTTGTGCTCAGCTCCTCAGTGTCCACTCCCCTTTGAGGACTACATTCCCCATGGTGCCGTTCTCTGCAGCAAAGTACGTGTCACTGGTGAACAGAGACAAGGCTGTGAGGTGTTCTGTCATCAGGGTTATGCCAGCGCCCTTCCTGTGGAGATCTTCATGTGTGATCCTGTGAGGAAGATGTGGCTGAGCgatgctcctcttcctcatgccTGCCaaagtaaaaacacacacacacacacacacacacacacacacacacacacacacacacacacacacacacacacacacacgctgatgcTCAGAAATGTCCTAGAAATATATGTGAACATCTTTGTGCCTTGAGTACTTTTAGGAAGCAATGGCGTGTGCTATTGGTgattgtgtaactgtgtgtgtgtgtgcatgtgcgtgtgtgtccgtgtgtgtgtgcgtgcgtgtgtgtgtgcatgtgtgcgcatacgtgtgtgtgtgtgtgtgtgtgtgtgtgtgtgtgtgtgtgtgtatttcagggGTTTATCCTCTACAGACTGCGCAGGCGTCTGTAATATTGCAGTTGTCCCTTGTGGAAAGACAGCAGGGCTGCCAGGATCAGACGTCTGCACTGCAGATCTCACTCCTACATGACATGAGAGCAGCAGGAGTGTGTAACCTACAGGTACTCCCCTCCCCTATACTAACTATACTCCCCTCCCCTATACTCACTATACTCCCCTCCCCTTCACTCACTATACTCCCTTCCCCTACACTTACTATTCTCCCCTCCCCTACACTCACTATACTCCCCCCCTATACTCACTATACTCCCCTCCCCTATACTCACTAATACTCACTATACTCCCCTCCCCCCTATTCACTATACTCCCCTCCCCTGTACTTGCTATACTCCCCTCCCCTGCACTCACTATACTCCCCTCCCCTATATTCACTATACTCCCCTCCCCTATACCCATTGTACTGCCCTCCCCTATACTCACTGTACCGCCCTCCCCTATACTCACTGTACCGCCCTCCCCTATACTCACTATACTGCCCTCCCCTATACTCACTGTACCGCCCTCCCCTATACTCACTATACTGCCCTCCCCTATACTCACTATACTGCCCTCCCCTACACTCACTATACTCCCCTCCCCTACACTCACTATACTCCCCTCCCCTATACTCACTATACTGATACTGAtactctctacaccacaccacactcaccacactatCCTTCTCTATACTCCCCTGTACTACACTTCTTCCCTCACAGTTTCCTGTGAACATGTAGGACAtgtgctgctgtgtttgtgggtgtgtttatgggtgtgtttgtgggtgtgtttgtgtgtgtgtttgtgtgtgtgtttgtgtgtgtgtttatgggtgtgtttatgggtgtgtttgtggtttaGCTGTCTCCGGGTCCACACAGCTCTGTGATGAGTCTGTTGCTGTGTGATgagtcctctgtctctctggagtgtgagagtgagcacCACCTCACGGCCCACATCACGTTTAAAGCCCGCCTCAGCGATCTGCCAATCAACGCCCTGCCGGATCTCCATGACATCGGTAACAGCAGCAACGTCTGTGTGCACACTGCCGTTTCACTACGTAGCCATGACAGTTTTATTTTCTATATCACAGATTTGGCCAGATACTGAAAAAAAATTCTGTCCCATGCATGGCTAAAAAATATTAGATGATTGTTAATAGTTGTGAACTTTAAGGCACTGAGATGAGTCCTACTGAGGCTGCCGAGGGCTGGGCTGGTAATCTGGCCTGTGTGTTCAGACTCTGTGCTCAGTGGTGAGAAGATGCTGGATGGAGTGATGAAGATCGTCCAGAGCGAGACCTACCAGTCAGTGTGGGTCTCCAGGCGGTCCGCGGCCGTCTCCTCACCCACCTCCTTCGGCTGCTCCACGGGCTTCCGGCACCTCCCAGACTCCTCTGGGTGTGGTAGGCTGTCTCCACCACACACGCTCCTAATCACAGGCCTGCCTCGGGGAACCAAGGGGAAACGTTTCATTTGGCTCATTGTGGCCAGTTTGTTTTTTATGTGTATTTGCGTGAATGTTCTGGAGGGCATTTTTAGACAGATTATAGTTTAGTCTGCTGGTTTAGACAGAATTCAGCCAAACAGGGAAAGGTGGAGGGAAATTAGaaatgtgtttttctttttgtggGTGTGAATGTTTTTTGAACTtcacacatctccctctctccctctctttctctcactctctccctctctctctctctctctctctctctctctctccccccttctctctccctctctctctctctctccctctctccccccctctctttctctcccccctctctctctccctctctctctctccccctctctcactctctctctccctctccccccctctccccctcactctctctctctctctccctctccccccctctccccctcactctctctccccccccccctccccccccctctctgtaGTGATATGTCCAGCCGGGTCTTTCTCTAGCGGAggtaggtgtgaggtgtgtccaCTAGGTTCCTACCAGGCTGAGGCAGGGCAGGActggtgctcctcctgccccccAGGTACCTCCACCGCTGCCCCGGGAGCCtccagcccctcccactgtgAGTGGCCCTCAGACCCCGTGGCCTTACGCTTCACACTCGCCTTATCAAGCAGAATATCCCCCTCTATCTGTGAGGACAGCTTGTTGTGAATTACTTCATTAATGCTAAAACATCCAATCAATATGAATATTTGTTATTAAAACGTCAGCTTTGACGTTTGGGAGTGTGGTTCCTGTGTTCCTCTGGTGCTGACGTCCATTAATGCTCTCAGGTGTTTCAGAGTGTCAGCGCAGCAGGCTGAGCTGTTCTGAGGAAGGAGATTTCCTATTGGCCCAGAAGCACTTCCTGTCTGGCAGATGGCTGTGTGTCACTCTGCAGGGGGAGGAGCTTTCATGGACATCTGCAGACGAGCCAATCACTGCAGAGGAGTGCCAAAGTGAGACATGCAAGATAGATCAATGAATACACTGAGCTGTAGTGCTTAGAAAGAAACATTATATAGACAAAATATGGTTTGTGGGTATGTAtggctgtgtgcgtgcgtgcgtgcgtgtgtgtgtgtgtgaatgcgtgtgtgtgtgcgtgcgtgcgtgcgtgcgtgcgtgtgtgtgtgtgtgtgtgtgcgtgtgtttgtgtgtgtgtgtgtgtgtgtgtccatatgagCAGTGCTGGAGAGGTTTGAGGTCCTTG
Proteins encoded in this region:
- the tg gene encoding thyroglobulin isoform X2: MNIFYAFFLLLFSYCITQAKISEYQLESDSRSPCEQQIDAGISQQDHVPQCSEDGRYRHVQCSRGGECWCVNADGTEVDGSRQNGSVVYCLTSCQLQRQGALKSGDALLPRCLDSGEYQPVQCDGTLAQCWCVDLDGMEIYGTRQNGKPSECPGICKVRERRLLHGVGEASPPQCSDDGRFLPVQCKFINTTNMMVFDLLHAFNRFPEAFQTFSGFREVFPELSSYCYCADSRGRELHSTGLELLLDEVYDTAFSSLGAAHSFSQSNMYRVLQRRYLAVQLALSGRFRCPSPCESERSAASQAGNVFVPACDARGEYMPTQCQADGQCWCVDSSGRETFGSRRYGAPDCRAGVGDCQSKRRQALSKLFYGPAGHFSQNDVFSTSQASTQKDVFPLALCSPEFQELLAKSGLTRSLSDVDHPDVGGVVAELIQGLFPTGALALKALSLTVNPKRLQENLFGGKFLKNAGNFNFSGTVGTRGTLNFSQMFSQVGRSQVSVDFKELAKIFSNDSVGLNLDQEISDVYGRTVNLKRNRDLIKDIGAILENKQFFTLLRVAITLLKTADHTQLGVLLQTVLQTLQACDSAVSPLYVPQCTEDGRYQDVQCQGLECWCVDSEGLEVMGSRSSGSRPRCPSQCEKERMMAIAVKASRSAGSEVFIPKCEDDGEYVPLQCLGKTCFCVSHSGARYNTLLSGGSLQCPTDCQITASQYFLNTVHSVLASPSPLSQLSDVFVPRCTQDGGWHHVQCDGPPETAFEFYDAWSQSNAEEKQLSVLELLGILREYAKDPRAMASFRGFLSAVFQARHQKVFPALAKFETFSEVSSEILDGNTEVISGPSVFLNPLSLWSLLRGDCTQYPGPLSDFSAPLGHFNRRRCWCVDQKGNMVSDSKAAVNQVPKCQGPCSLVRGQVDTFLAEAETLISLSNGSHVPAGYSFLLAGSAGLRPAELQRDSGPELPLAQLLQGGGTSSLRLAAHSTLQFYWQSRLMAREADRASLVLGYQPYRPQCDAHGQWLASQCHPSTGHCWCVDEDGGYVARSLSARTAQPTLCQTPCQRSQTQSIISGWNKSLSNMQFSYSPSCDEASEFSVLQRHGGVCVSPVTGQIIQLAKLNLTGHLECPGWCALQKKQAAEREAGVGFDPQCVESGQRFSPLQCDELHCWCVSENGQELVSTRLPRGSGSTPSCDTPQCPLPFEDYIPHGAVLCSKVRVTGEQRQGCEVFCHQGYASALPVEIFMCDPVRKMWLSDAPLPHACQRVYPLQTAQASVILQLSLVERQQGCQDQTSALQISLLHDMRAAGVCNLQLSPGPHSSVMSLLLCDESSVSLECESEHHLTAHITFKARLSDLPINALPDLHDIDSVLSGEKMLDGVMKIVQSETYQSVWVSRRSAAVSSPTSFGCSTGFRHLPDSSGCVICPAGSFSSGGRCEVCPLGSYQAEAGQDWCSSCPPGTSTAAPGASSPSHCVSECQRSRLSCSEEGDFLLAQKHFLSGRWLCVTLQGEELSWTSADEPITAEECQMLERFEVLASSSLLMDSADAVVLHSWSSPLPLELQLRECVLACSRDTWCHHVASFRQGDQTVCDLYSTTAANVQCRATQHSKGFLGNEDADTFQTLSCLLRVKVGAKANLTVLRKKGHEFNTAGEKNFDRLRFHKASSGVYRTLVIQSAEASLADAHRFCTDTCTQDTCCDGFILNQNVLDGGFVMCGLLSFPAVLQCSEEDWDVSGLGRSSRTCGAGLSYDEQQKRFTFEFGGQTFTITDAALPTSSKNTNDYQASIIGFQRVYLWTDSDMSSRPKAEGVCESAGLLDMPSLSDSVKMSFDVLDSSSVRTDSVRDTSNQQYWLFKHQFTSREAQIWCLLRCKEEDLCHVADLQDEGPLYFVCMLYPDTRVCGSYDEPEGRACTLALPQELHSAHQKRLDLTGSVKSFYSRVPFNKMVSYSVRSRVAVSSRPITEGFFACERRCDEDPCCRGIGYIKDTGAPGSDVLCLTLNSLGIQTCGEDFDTKWRVQDCSASAVQAGPYPFGWYQKPVTQWTDSPALCPPFRLRSPARAVNMKDWTLLDASSVLVDSSISAFDIIHISRDIANDLDGVRDWCLAACEQRDSCLAVSMATGESAVRCVMYPDSHTCLPTPNGQHCILLTKEPAQYVYIKTVLKPELTSVSIPGHGTLRGESEVKLIGAESKSVTYFLGVPYARPPIGQLRFSPPLPSDWTGTWNATFARPSCMQPGDTDDFNTSEDCLYLNIFVPSSVREATPVLVFLHNSGPDLLDGSYLAAVGNIVVVTASFRVAAYGFLSTGSPALPGNSGIQDQAAALRWVQDNIARFRGDPTKVTVGADRNGADIASLHLPSSSSSLFHQALLMGGSVFSPAAVMSGQQARDLALSLGAELGCTDMEPTQLLTCLREKPAKIINGAQTKLLAVSGPLLAWAPVVDGVVVGEDPSVALRSGRFRAVPLMLGTSAEDGLVSRAKNIKNFEQLHGRADSKTAFYEALSNSLGGGDASVFVKEAATWFYSLQHSPTPSGYNVFSRALENATRDFFIICPSVSMARFWASHSRSSVYMYHLPAEMTHSSADFDFPLDVQYVFGVPHVPAKHQYFTSTERDLSSQMMTYVANFIKSGNPNLPVSVATVSFGEVLPPWPLFLPHPSGQNYKELSVTLSNRQHLQAPQCSFWLEYVPVLNSSTGKHVCRTPAGVLGVSPTESQRGFSSDLSSSGTQTPPKSEKDAYN